A stretch of Acropora palmata chromosome 9, jaAcrPala1.3, whole genome shotgun sequence DNA encodes these proteins:
- the LOC141891759 gene encoding uncharacterized protein LOC141891759 isoform X3, whose translation MSLERAKGKTRLNAKDDDGELSSGGKKRKLSLPVPEDHCDMPPKCRVKPPKLSDLPITSKPWRNADLPIDILLLTVEDCEFLSCFSFLDRPFISYKIEVGWIYFGYTGNTGDQEKLKVALMKCSKGAAVPGGSLTAVKNAVRVLSPKAVFSVGTCSGLSSDKVKLGDVVVSAKLTTAAGFKTPVSRHVSDLVRDAPHGWVAPVENPDELEVEVHCDGDILSQTQTARCGCADLHLQYPEAIAVETEGEGVFAAAYDEKVEWVVVKGVARFVNETQLSRSEWMSFASTMAASVVAKMLNDPVVFQEWPHCNQASESTEDKKHKKNATGTSNENLEQANAQKTKEGQREGEFQLQQFIWRLKGIVISSTGHVTDLQQPFRPNPGEGPPAKDFTVDEIFVNVVIREGRVSYNFPADRWEQLKVYPMASAEQSNALRPQDIFDSCHRNVLAVGRPGIGKTLLCTRLLRFWASGDTKIQSQCEVAFLLKFRHLNSETHLNLRELLTRAETLECLEDGLWQYINDNPSKVLLIFDGLDEFSSTPGIARDDSRFNNTAEVRMPMGCLYKKIASGKLLQGCTLLTTVRPTAVEDVREIQFDRTVELTGFTFEQVEEFVEKFTKDDDSGNLKEIIWQHISTNINLFSLCYIPVNCFIICHCLLQLINIRPDAEHKLPVKITEIYSISVKIFFYKHSRGKYSCSKTDLGCYMYKRFDELQPENDEVFKKLGKIAFDGIKSGKLVFESHEVSGLEDCGLLHRLPDMKPRKLTQPSRAQYCFTHLTVQEFFAAKHLTDTLPKDKLQRFVADHIRVGTWKVVMQFVAGLLEPDTRQRTTKSEIFTHLLPETIERSDRSDLIWWPCSKEDKVLALDVCKCLYEFDGEQEKVKIQSKGAEIGFNAVDFSAMGVVPIDCPAVMDFVRDANVISLRIGINDVGPLGCKEMQYSLKDVNCKLTQLNLGRNKIGDQGAAHLSDALKDVNCKLTQLDLSGNKLGDQGAAHLSDALKDVNCKLTQLDLSSYSLGDQGVAHLSDALKDVNCKLTQLDLSSNNLGEQGAAHLSDALKDVNCKLTQLDLSSNNLGEQGAAHLSDALKDVNCKLTQLDLWMNNLGDQGAAHLSDALKDVNCKLTQLKLHHNKIRRQGAAHLSDALKNVNCKLTQLNLWRNRIGDQGAAHLSDALKDVNCKLTQLDVTRNRIGEQGAAHLSDALKDVNCKLTQLDVMSNRIGDQGAAHLSDALKDVNCKLTQLNLDHNKIGRQGAAHLSDALKNVNCKLTQLGLECNEIGDEGAAHLSDALKDVNCKLPQLDLSSNNLGDQGAAHLSDALKDVNCKLTQLNLRANYLGHQGAAHLSDALKDVNCKLTQLDLSSNNLGHQGAAHLSDALKDVNCKLTQLNLRRNKIGRQGGAHLSDALKNVNCKLTQLNLDRNNIGRQGVARLSDALKNVNC comes from the exons gtggaaagaaaaggaaactttCTTTGCCTGTCCCTGAAGACCATTGTGACATGCCCCCAAAATGCAGGGTCAAGCCACCAAAACTGAGTGATCTTCCAATTACCAGCAAACCCTGGAGAAATGCTGATCTGCCGATTGATATTTTGCTACTAACAGTGGAGGATTGTGAGTTCTTGAGTTGTTTCTCATTTCTGGATCGACCCTTCATAAGTTACAAGATAGAAGTTGGTTGGATCTATTTTGGATACACTGGTAATACTGGTGACCAAGAGAAGCTTAAAGTTGCATTAATGAAATGTTCTAAAGGTGCCGCAGTCCCAGGGGGATCATTAACAGCAGTAAAGAATGCTGTGAGGGTCTTGAGCCCTAAGGCAGTGTTTTCAGTGGGAACGTGCAGTGGTTTAAGCTCAGATAAAGTCAAACTAGGAGATGTAGTTGTATCTGCCAAGTTGACAACAGCAGCTGGATTCAAAACTCCTGTAAGTAGACATGTGAGTGATCTTGTTAGAGATGCACCCCATGGGTGGGTTGCTCCTGTGGAAAATCCAGATGAATTGGAGGTTGAAGTACATTGTGATGGTGATATTTTGAGCCAAACACAGACAGCGAGGTGTGGATGTGCTGATCTTCATTTACAATATCCAGAAGCAATTGCTGTTGAGACAGAAGGGGAAG GTGTTTTCGCGGCAGCCTATGATGAAAAGGTTGAGTGGGTGGTAGTAAAAGGTGTGGCACGTTTTGTTAATGAAACTCAACTGTCAAGAAGTGAGTGGATGTCCTTTGCAAGTACCATGGCAGCCTCTGTTGTGGCAAAGATGCTAAATGACCCTGTTGTTTTCCAAGAATGGCCGCACTGTAACCAAG CTTCCGAAAGCACAGAGGACAAAAAGCATAAGAAAAATGCAAcag GTACAAGCAACGAGAACTTGGAGCAGGCAAATGcacagaaaacaaaggaaggcCAACGTGAAG GTGAATTTCAACTGCAACAATTCATATGGAGGTTAAAAGGTATTGTCATATCAAGTACCGGGCACGTTACAGATCTTCAACAACCTTTCCGACCAAATCCAGGTGAAGGGCCACCAGCTAAAGATTTCACCGTGGACGAAATCTTTGTCAATGTTGTTATTCGTGAAGGCAGAGTGAGCTATAACTTTCCTGCTGACAGATGGGAACAACTTAAAGTGTACCCCATGGCCAGTGCAGAGCAGTCTAATGCTTTACGACCTCAAGATATCTTTGATTCTTGTCACAGGAACGTTCTCGCTGTTGGTCGTCCTGGAATTGGGAAAACTTTGTTATGTACTAGGCTTCTTCGATTTTGGGCTTCTGGTGATACCAAAATACAATCGCAATGTGAAGTAGCCTTTCTTCTGAAATTCAGACACTTGAACTCGGAAACACATCTTAATCTCCGTGAACTACTGACTCGCGCAGAAACACTAGAATGTTTAGAAGATGGATTGTGGCAATACATTAACGACAACCCAAGCAAAGTGCTTTTGATTTTCGATGGGCTTGACGAATTTTCTTCAACGCCAGGCATTGCCAGAGATGACTCTCGCTTCAACAACACTGCAGAGGTGAGAATGCCTATGGGTTGTCTGTACAAGAAAATTGCTTCTGGGAAACTTCTTCAGGGTTGTACACTGTTAACAACAGTAAGGCCTACTGCTGTTGAAGATGTCAGAGAAATACAGTTTGATAGAACCGTTGAACTCACCGGATTTACATTTGAGCAAGTTGAAGAGTTTGTGGAGAAGTTTACAAAAGATGATGACAGTGGTaatctaaaagaaataatatgGCAACACATTAGCACCAACATCAACCTGTTTTCATTGTGCTATATCCCTGTGAATTGTTTCATCATTTGTCACTGCTTACTACAACTGATTAACATCAGACCTGATGCTGAGCACAAACTACCCGTAAAGATTACTGAAATCTACAGCATTAGTGTGaagattttcttttacaaGCACAGCCGTGGTAAATACAGTTGCTCTAAAACTGACCTTGGTTGCTACATGTATAAGAGATTTGATGAGCTTCAACCTGAAAATGATGAGGTGTTTAAGAAACTCGGAAAAATAGCTTTTGATGGCATTAAAAGTGGAAAACTTGTCTTTGAATCACATGAAGTGAGTGGACTGGAGGACTGTGGGCTGCTTCACCGATTACCTGACATGAAACCTCGAAAACTCACTCAACCATCCAGAGCTCAATACTGTTTTACCCACTTAACCGTTCAAGAGTTCTTTGCAGCCAAGCATCTCACGGATACCTTGCCTAAAGACAAGCTGCAAAGATTTGTCGCCGATCATATTCGTGTTGGGACCTGGAAAGTTGTAATGCAGTTTGTGGCTGGATTGTTGGAACCGGATACTAGGCAACGAACGACAAAGAGTGAGATCTTTACCCACCTTCTTCCGGAGACGATTGAGAGGAGTGACCGGTCAGATCTGATCTGGTGGCCATGTTCTAAGGAAGACAAAGTTCTGGCTTTGGACGTTTGTAAGTGTTTGTATGAGTTTGATGGCGAGCAGGAGAAAgtgaaaattcaaagcaaaggAGCAGAAATTGGTTTTAATGCTGTAGATTTTAGTGCAATGGGAGTTGTTCCAATAGACTGTCCAGCGGTGATGGATTTTGTGAGGGATGCTAATGTGATATCCCTGAGAATAGGTATCAACGATGTCGGGCCATTGGGCTGTAAAGAGATGCAATATTCACTCAAAGATGTTAATTGTAAACTCACTCAGCTGAACCTAGGGAGAAACAAGATAGGAGATCAAGGAGCAGCACACCTGAGTGATGCACTCAAAGATGTTAATTGTAAACTCACTCAGCTGGACCTCTCGGGTAACAAGTTAGGAGATCAAGGAGCAGCACACCTGAGTGATGCACTCAAAGATGTTAATTGTAAACTCACTCAGCTGGACCTTTCGAGTTACAGCTTAGGAGATCAAGGAGTAGCACACCTGAGTGATGCACTCAAAGATGTTAATTGTAAACTCACTCAGCTGGACCTTTCGAGTAACAACTTAGGAGAGCAAGGAGCAGCACACCTGAGTGATGCACTCAAAGATGTTAATTGTAAACTCACTCAGCTGGACCTTTCGAGTAACAACTTAGGAGAGCAAGGAGCAGCACACCTGAGTGATGCACTCAAAGATGTTAATTGTAAACTCACTCAGCTGGACCTCTGGATGAACAACTTAGGAGATCAAGGAGCAGCACACCTGAGTGATGCACTCAAAGATGTTAATTGTAAACTCACTCAGCTGAAACTCCATCATAACAAGATAAGAAGACAAGGAGCAGCACACCTGAGTGATGCACTCAAAAATGTTAATTGTAAACTCACTCAGCTGAACCTATGGAGAAACAGGATAGGAGATCAAGGAGCAGCACACCTGAGTGATGCACTCAAAGATGTTAATTGTAAACTCACTCAGCTGGACGTAACTAGAAACAGGATAGGAGAGCAAGGAGCAGCACACCTGAGTGATGCACTTAAAGATGTTAATTGTAAACTCACTCAGCTGGACGTAATGAGTAACAGGATAGGAGATCAAGGAGCAGCACACCTGAGTGATGCACTCAAAGATGTTAATTGTAAACTCACTCAGCTGAACCTCGATCATAACAAGATAGGAAGACAAGGAGCAGCACACCTGAGTGATGCACTCAAAAATGTTAATTGTAAACTCACTCAGCTGGGCCTAGAGTGTAACGAGATAGGAGATGAAGGAGCAGCACACCTGAGTGATGCACTCAAAGATGTTAATTGTAAACTCCCTCAGCTGGACCTTTCGAGTAACAACTTAGGAGATCAAGGAGCAGCACACCTGAGTGATGCACTCAAAGATGTTAATTGTAAACTCACTCAGCTGAACCTCCGGGCTAACTACTTAGGACATCAAGGAGCAGCACACCTGAGTGATGCACTCAAAGATGTTAATTGTAAACTCACTCAGCTGGACCTTTCGAGTAACAACTTAGGACATCAAGGAGCAGCACACCTGAGTGATGCACTCAAAGATGTTAATTGTAAACTCACTCAGCTGAACCTCCGTCGTAACAAGATAGGAAGACAAGGAGGAGCACACCTGAGTGATGCACTCAAAAATGTTAATTGTAAACTCACTCAGCTGAACCTCGATCGTAACAACATAGGAAGACAAGGAGTAGCACGCCTGAGTGATGCACTCAAAAATGTTAATTGTTAA